The Panicum hallii strain FIL2 chromosome 9, PHallii_v3.1, whole genome shotgun sequence genome has a window encoding:
- the LOC112874759 gene encoding plasma membrane ATPase-like → MAAAMDEGLDEIKHESIDLENIPVEEVFVKLKCSSKGLATSDAQARIAMFGPNKLEEKKESKVLKFLGFMWNPLSWVMECAALIAIVLANGDHRPPDWQDFVGIVVLLFLNSTISFLEENNAGSAAKELMANLAPRTKVLRDGRWSDEDAAILVPGDIISIKLGDIVPADARLLQGDPLKIDQSALTGECLPVTKNPGSSVYSGSTCKQGEIEAVVIATGVHTFFGKAAHLVDSTNQVGHFQKVLESIGNFCIASIAVGIIIEVLVMYPVQHRRYRDGIDNLLVLLIGGIPIAMPTVLSVTMAIGSHRLSKQGAITKRMTAIEEMAGMDVLCSDKTGTLTLNKLSVDRSLVEIFAPGVEKDDVVLFAARASRVENQDAIDAAMVGMLSDPKEARDGIEEVHFLPFNPVDKRTALTYIDLADGSWHRVSKGAPEQILDLCNCGNNVRNLVHTVIDKYAERGLRSLAVARQVVPEKSKESPGEPWEFVGLLPLLDPPRSDSADTITRALNLGVNVKMITGDQLAIAKETGRRLGMGTNMYPSSALLGQNKDEATASIPVEELIEKADGFAGVFPEHKYEIVKKLQEMKHICGMTGDGVNDAPALKKADIGIAVAGATDAARSASDIVLTLEGLSVIISAVLTSRAIFQRMKNYTIYAVSITIRIVLGFMLIALIWKFDFSPFMILVIAILNDGTIMTIAKDRVKPSPHPDSWKLNEIFATGIVYGTYMAVMTVIFFWAMKSTDFFSNTFRVRSLRGSDEEMMSALYLQVSIISQALIFVTRSRSWCFVDRPGYMLCAAFVIAQIVATLIAVYASFGFAKIQAIGWGWAGVIWLYSLVTFVPLDLFKFAIRYVLSGRAWDNVQNKTAFTTKKDYGREEREAQWATTQRSLHGLPAPESEQPGRSSSSYAELSEIAEQARRRAEVARFRETSTLRGHLESSAKLRGIDISAVKSPYYTM, encoded by the exons GAGAGCaaggtgctcaagttcctaGGGTTCATGTGGAACCCGCTGTCGTGGGTGATGGAGTGTGCCGCACTCATCGCCATCGTGCTCGCCAATGGCGACCACAGGCCACCGGACTGGCAAGATTTCGTCGGCATCGTCGTGCTCCTCTTCCTCAACTCCACCATCTCGTTCTTAGAAGAGAACAACGCCGGGAGCGCTGCCAAGGAGCTCATGGCCAACCTCGCGCCCAGGACAAAGGTGCTCCGCGACGGCCGCTGGAGCGACGAGGACGCGGCGATCCTCGTCCCCGGGGACATCATAAGCATCAAGCTCGGCGACATCGTCCCCGCCGACGCGCGCCTGCTCCAGGGAGATCCGCTCAAGATCGACCAGTCGGCTCTCACCGGCGAGTGCCTCCCGGTCACGAAGAACCCCGGCAGCAGCGTCTACTCGGGCTCCACGTGCAAACAGGGCGAGATCGAGGCCGTCGTCATCGCCACGGGCGTGCACACGTTCTTCGGCAAGGCAGCGCACCTAGTCGACAGCACCAACCAGGTCGGCCACTTCCAGAAGGTGCTCGAGTCCATCGGCAACTTCTGCATCGCCTCCATCGCCGTCGGCATCATCATCGAGGTCCtcgtcatgtacccagtccaGCACCGCCGGTACCGCGATGGCATCGACAACCTCCTCGTACTTCTTATCGGCGGCATCCCCATCGCCATGCCCACCGTGCTTTCGGTCACGATGGCCATCGGCTCGCACCGCCTGTCCAAGCAGGGCGCCATCACCAAGCGCATGACAGCCATCGaagagatggccggcatggacGTGCTCTGCAGCGACAAGACCGGCACGCTCACCCTCAACAAGCTCAGCGTCGACCGCAGCCTTGTCGAGATCTTTGCCCCGGGCGTTGAGAAGGACGATGTCGTCTTGTTCGCCGCCAGGGCATCCAGGGTGGAGAACCAGGACGCCATCGACGCCGCCATGGTCGGCATGCTGAGTGATCCCAAGGAGGCCAGGGACGGCATCGAGGAGGTTCACTTCCTCCCCTTCAACCCCGTCGACAAGCGCACGGCCCTCACCTACATTGACCTCGCCGACGGCAGCTGGCACCGTGTCAGCAAGGGCGCTCCCGAGCAG ATCTTGGACCTCTGCAACTGTGGAAACAACGTCAGGAACCTGGTTCACACTGTGATCGACAAGTACGCCGAGCGTGGCCTTCGATCTCTTGCAGTTGCAAGACAG GTAGTCCCGGAGAAGAGCAAAGAAAGCCCTGGAGAGCCTTGGGAGTTCGTCGGACTGCTCCCTCTGCTTGACCCACCCCGATCAGACAGCGCTGACACCATCACGCGTGCTCTCAACCTCGGCGTCAACGTGAAGATGATCACTG GTGATCAGCTTGCCATTGCCAAGGAGACCGGGAGACGGCTAGGGATGGGCACTAACATGTACCCGTCGTCAGCTCTGCTTGGGCAGAACAAAGATGAGGCCACTGCTTCAATCCCAGTGGAGGAATTGATCGAGAAGGCTGACGGCTTTGCCGGTGTCTTCCCAG AGCACAAGTATGAGATCgttaagaagctgcaggagatgaAACACATCTGTGGAATGACTGGAGATGGCGTGAACGACGCACCTGCGTTGAAGAAGGCGGATATCGGAATTGCCGTGGCTGGTGCTACTGATGCAGCAAGGAGTGCCTCTGACATTGTGCTTACTCTAGAAGGACTCAGTGTCATCATCAGCGCCGTGCTTACAAGCCGTGCCATCTTCCAGAGGATGAAGAATTACACT ATATATGCAGTGTCGATTACAATTCGTATTGTG CTTGGATTCATGCTGATTGCGCTTATCTGGAAATTTGATTTCTCACCTTTCATGATTCTGGTCATTGCCATTCTGAACGATG GCACAATCATGACTATCGCAaaggacagggtaaaacctTCCCCACACCCTGATAGCTGGAAGCTGAATGAGATATTTGCCACCGGCATTGTGTACGGAACCTACATGGCCGTCATGACTGTCATCTTCTTCTGGGCCATGAAGAGTACTGACTTCTTCTCG AACACGTTCCGCGTGAGATCGCTGAGGGGCAGCGACGAGGAGATGATGTCGGCCCTGTACCTGCAAGTGAGCATCATCAGCCAGGCCCTCATCTTCGTGACGCGGTCGCGCAGCTGGTGCTTCGTCGACCGCCCCGGCTACATGCTGTGCGCGGCCTTCGTCATCGCGCAGATT GTCGCCACCCTCATTGCCGTGTACGCCAGCTTCGGGTTCGCCAAGATCCAGGCCATCGGGTGGGGTTGGGCCGGGGTGATCTGGCTCTACAGCCTCGTCACCTTCGTGCCCCTCGACCTGTTCAAGTTCGCCATCCGCTACGTGCTCAGCGGCAGGGCCTGGGACAACGTCCAGAACAAG ACGGCCTTCACCACGAAGAAGGACTACGGCCGGGAGGAGCGCGAGGCGCAGTGGGCGACGACGCAGCGCAGCCTGCACGGCCTGCCGGCGCCCGAGTCGGAGCAGCCcggcaggagcagcagcagctacgCGGAGCTCTCGGAGATCGCCGAGCAGGCCAGGCGGCGAGCGGAGGTGGCCAGGTTCCGCGAGACGAGCACGCTGAGGGGCCACCTCGAGTCGTCGGCGAAGCTCAGGGGCATCGACATCTCGGCGGTCAAGTCGCCGTACTACACCATGTAA